The DNA segment CCGTCGCCTTCGGGTCGTCGAGCAGGCTGATCAGCCCGGCGTCGGTTCCCGCGGACTTGCTCATCTTGGCGGTCGGATCCTGCAGGTCGTAGATCTTGGCGGTGGCCTTGGGGATCATCGGCTCGGGCACCACGAACGTGTCCGGGAACCGCGCGTTGAACCGCTGCGCGACGTCGCGGGCGAGTTCGAGGTGCTGACGCTGGTCCTCGCCGACCGGCACCAGGTCGGTGTCGTAGAGCAGCACGTCGGCGGCCATCAGCACCGGATAGGTGAACAGGCCGACGGTGGTGGCGTCCGCGCCCTGCCTCTGCGACTTGTCCTTGAACTGCGTCATCCGCGAGGCCTGCCCGAATCCGGTGAAACAGCCCAGCACCCAGGCCAATTCGGCGTGCGCGGGGACATGGCTCTGCACGAAGACGGTGCTGCGCGCCGGGTCGATACCCAGCGCCAGGTACTGCGCGGCGGTGACCAGGGTGCGTCGGCGCAGCGTCTCGGGATCCTGTGGGACGGTGATCGCGTGCAGGTCGACCACGCAGAAGTAGGCGTCGTAGCCGTCCTGCAGCGCGGTCCAGTGCGTCACGGCCCCCAGCGCGTTACCCAGGTGCAGCGAATCGGAGGTGGGCTGCACACCTGAGAAGACGACACGTGGCACGGCGGGCGGGGTCTCGACCGGAGAGTTCATGATGCCCAGATCCTCCCACGTCGGCCGATCACGAGTACTCGACGGTGACGGGCGCGTGGTCCGACCAGCGCAGCGCATAGGCGTCGGCGCGTTCCACCCGGGCGACGTGGGCCCGCGGGGCCAGCGACGGGGCCGCCAACTGGTAGTCGATACGCCAGCCGGCGTCGTTGTCGAACGCCCGCCCACGCCACGACCACCAGCTGTAGGGCCCGGCGACGCCGGGGTGCAGGGCACGCACCACGTCCACCCATCCGGTGCCCAGCAGCTCGGTCAGCCACGCCCGTTCGCTGGGCAGGAAACCGGACTTCTTGAGGTTGCCCTTCCAGTTCTTGATGTCGTTCTCGGTGTGGGCGATGTTCCAGTCGCCGCAGACCACGGCGTCGGTGTCGCGGATCTCCGCCATCCGGGCCGCCAGCGCGGCCATGAACCGTTCCTTCTCGAGTTGCCGTTCGGTCTCGGCCTCCCCGGTCTGGACATACACGCTGGCCACGGTCAGCCCGCCGGTGTCGACCTCGAGGTAGCGGCCGTGTTCCCCGAATTCGTCGGACGCCATCCGGCGGTGCTCGTGGATCGCGTGCCGGGACAGCACCGCGACGCCGTTGCGGCCCTTGAGGTGCGGGCTGGCCGAGGCCAGGTGCCAGCCGTCGGCCAGTGCGGGGGCCAGCGCGTCGGCGAGCTGGTCGTCGTCAGCGCGGGTCTCCTGCAGGCACACCACGTCGG comes from the Mycolicibacterium litorale genome and includes:
- the trpS gene encoding tryptophan--tRNA ligase, with product MNSPVETPPAVPRVVFSGVQPTSDSLHLGNALGAVTHWTALQDGYDAYFCVVDLHAITVPQDPETLRRRTLVTAAQYLALGIDPARSTVFVQSHVPAHAELAWVLGCFTGFGQASRMTQFKDKSQRQGADATTVGLFTYPVLMAADVLLYDTDLVPVGEDQRQHLELARDVAQRFNARFPDTFVVPEPMIPKATAKIYDLQDPTAKMSKSAGTDAGLISLLDDPKATAKKIRSAVTDSEREIRFDREAKAGVSNLLTIQSAVTGTDVDALVEAYQGRGYGDLKKETAEAVVEFVTPVKNRVDELLADPAELEGVLAAGAERARDVTAKTLQRVYDRLGFLPPRA
- a CDS encoding exodeoxyribonuclease III, which codes for MIVSTVNVNGIRAAVRQRSPENLGLLAWLKETTADVVCLQETRADDDQLADALAPALADGWHLASASPHLKGRNGVAVLSRHAIHEHRRMASDEFGEHGRYLEVDTGGLTVASVYVQTGEAETERQLEKERFMAALAARMAEIRDTDAVVCGDWNIAHTENDIKNWKGNLKKSGFLPSERAWLTELLGTGWVDVVRALHPGVAGPYSWWSWRGRAFDNDAGWRIDYQLAAPSLAPRAHVARVERADAYALRWSDHAPVTVEYS